From Homo sapiens chromosome 6, GRCh38.p14 Primary Assembly, the proteins below share one genomic window:
- the PSORS1C2 gene encoding psoriasis susceptibility 1 candidate gene 2 protein precursor, with the protein MILNWKLLGILVLCLHTRGISGSEGHPSHPPAEDREEAGSPTLPQGPPVPGDPWPGAPPLFEDPPPTRPSRPWRDLPETGVWLPEPPRTDPPQPPRPDDPWPAGPQPPENPWPPAPEVDNRPQEEPDLDPPREEYR; encoded by the exons ATGATCCTCAACTGGAAGCTCCTGGGGATCCTGGTCCTTTGCCTGCACACCAGAG GCATCTCAGGCAGCGAGGGCCACCCCTCTCACCCACCCGCAGAGGACCGAGAGGAGGCAGGCTCCCCAACATTGCCTCAGGGCCCCCCAGTCCCCGGTGACCCTTGGCCAGGGGCACCCCCTCTCTTTGAAGATCCTCCGCCTACCCGCCCCAGTCGTCCCTGGAGAGACCTGCCTGAAACTGGAGTCTGGCTCCCTGAACCGCCTAGAACGGATCCTCCTCAACCTCCCCGGCCTGACGACCCTTGGCCGGCAGGACCCCAGCCCCCAGAAAACCCCTGGCCTCCTGCCCCTGAGGTGGACAACCGACCTCAGGAGGAGCCAGACCTAGACCCACCCCGGGAAGAGTACAGATAA